The proteins below come from a single Plutella xylostella chromosome 2, ilPluXylo3.1, whole genome shotgun sequence genomic window:
- the LOC105398274 gene encoding uncharacterized protein LOC105398274, with product MKSLVFLSVILAAILYGNSEHLIVGNVADRVVLANHTKVEYNAFPFMKRVKQYFYSGPKVIQGIQALDLQHSKSSVNITAGGVGSTFVNLRFKSERGGGLDYDVGIYVKPDFL from the exons ATGAAGTCCCTAGTGTTTCTCTCAGTGATTTTAGCGGCaattttgtatggaaattcGGAACATTTGATAGTGGGAAATGTTGCTGATAGAGTGGTTTTGGCTAATCACACTAAAGTTGAGTACAATGCGTTTCCGTTCATGAAAAGAGTGAAGCAGTATTTCTACTCTGGACCTAAAGTTATTCAG GGTATACAAGCGCTAGACCTCCAGCACTCCAAGTCCTCAGTAAACATCACGGCTGGCGGCGTGGGGAGCACTTTCGTGAACCTCCGCTTCAAGAGTGAGAGAGGGGGAGGCCTGGACTATGATGTCGGCATTTACGTCAAACCTGACTTCCTATAG
- the LOC105398618 gene encoding testis-expressed protein 9, whose amino-acid sequence MDSVDLLAREEEFRKLNKQLEKKTISLMKEIENSMQKQDIFSTYSPSRSVNRQRQSSYDTSKSNTPESTPKKGVKTTQRPNKILSKENTNAINIKKSNLEAADNLSSEKIISSTVCDCAKYDIESDLEFLYAFVSVNVQMGVLPQTFLKDKLNVESVCKFLASKVKLMQEQLATLQTSIDRKVSQCENHLTQIAEHESARLKLLNKTNNLSAEAADLRAKCMALQNRLNEKDRLYKEQRSETDKLRSEVKRLRTQNASVEAKCVTREEEIDRLKLQVEALKNTEKEFRASTRSLSASHTNAISRLETKTKLLLSTIDKQKSLIENLKQQNSILSVGNSLKAFEKEYEQFLTQDF is encoded by the exons ATGGATTCTGTGGACTTGTTAGCTCGTGAGGAAGAGTTTAGAAAACTAAACAAACAACTGGAGAAGAAAACTATCAGTTTGATGAAAGAAATTGAGAATTCCATG CAAAAGCAGGACATATTCTCCACCTACTCGCCGAGCAGAAGTGTTAACCGTCAAAGACAGTCCTCCTATGACACATCAAAAAGCAATACACCGGAGTCTACACCGAAGAAAGGAGTTAAAACCACACAGAGaccaaataaaatactttccAAAGAGAATACAAACGctatcaatataaaaaaatctaatttagAAGCTGCAGACAACCTTTCAAGTGAAAAGATCATTAGTAGCACAGTTTGTGATTGCGCAAAGTATGATATTGAATCAGATTTGGAGTTTTTGTATGCATTTGTCTctgtaaatgtacaaatgggAGTGCTACCGCAGACATTTCTTAAAG ATAAGCTGAATGTGGAGAGTGTGTGCAAGTTTTTGGCTTCCAAAGTCAAGTTGATGCAGGAGCAGCTCGCCACTCTGCAGACCAGCATTGACAGGaag GTATCTCAGTGTGAGAACCACTTAACTCAAATAGCGGAACATGAGAGTGCAAGACTGAAATTGTtgaataaaactaataatttgAGTGCTGAAGCGGCTGACTTGAGGGCCAAGTGCATGGCACTTCAAAATAGACTGAAT GAGAAAGACCGACTCTACAAGGAGCAAAGAAGCGAGACAGACAAACTACGAAGTGAAGTGAAAAGGCTGAGGACTCAAAACGCATCGGTTGAGGCGAAATGTGTCACTAGAGAAGAAGAAATAGATAGATTGAAGTTACAAGTGGAAGCCTTGAAAAATACTGAAAAG GAATTCCGAGCGTCAACGCGCAGTTTATCCGCGTCACACACTAACGCCATCTCGCGGCTAGAAACGAAAACCAAACTGCTGCTCTCTACCATAGACAAACAGAAGAGTCTCATAGAGAACCTAAAGCAACAGAACTCTATATTGTCTGTGGGCAACAGCTTGAAGGCCTTCGAAAAGGAATATGAACAGTTTTTGACTCAAGATTTCTGA